The region CTCGCCCGCCACATCGGCAGGCTGCCGCTGGGGTTCCTCTCGGGCACCACCATCGGCGCGGTCAAGAAGACGATGGAGCAGAACGTCGAGGACATCGAGCTCTTCGTCGCCCATAAGATCCCGGAGGTGGTCGACGCGGTGGTCACGGTGCTCATCCTGGTCGGGGCGCTGTTCTTCCTCAGCGTGCCCCTGGCGCTGACCTGCGTGGGGGCGTTCGTCGCCGCGCTCGCCTTTCAGGGGTCCCTCTGGTTCGGGAAAAAGGGCCGGGACAACCTGAAGGCGTACTACGACGCGCTGGAGCGGGTCAATGCCTCGGCGGTACAGTACGTCCGTGGGATGCAGATCGTCAAGGTATTCGGCCGCACCGTGCAGTCCTTCCGGGGTTTCTACGCCGACCTCCAGGACTACGGGAGGCTGTGCATCCGGTTCACCAACGCCTGTCGGAACGGCTACATCCTGTTTCGTGTGGTCGCGAACTCCTTCCTCGCCCTCCTGCTGCCCGTCGGGCTCCTGATCCTTCGGGACGACCCGACGGGCCAGGCCTTTGCGCTGACGTTCCTCTTCTTTGTGGTGATGGCGCCCGGAGCGGCGGCCCCCATGATGACTCTGGCGATGCTGGCCATGCAAGGCCGGCAGATCGACGAGGGCGTGGAACGCATCGAGGCCGTGATGAACCGGAAGCCCGTTCCCGAGCCCCGGACCCCCAGGACGCCGAAGCGGTTCGATGTCGAATTCCGGGACGTGACCTTCTCCTACGACGCGGAGGGGCCGGAAAACGCGAGCGCCCTCTCCACGCGCGCCCGTGCCCTGTCGTCCGTCTCCTTTCACGCGGAGGAGGGGAGGGTGACCGCCCTCGTGGGCCCATCGGGCGGGGGCAAATCCACCGTGGCCAGCCTGATCCCGCGCTTCTGGGACGTGAGGGAGGGGGAAGGAGAGATCCTCATCGGGGGCGTGGACGTCCGGGACATCCCGAACGAGGCGCTGATGGACACGGTGTCGTTCGTGTTTCAGGACAACTTCCTCTTTTTCGACTCCGTGATGAACAACATCCGGGTCGGACGGCCGGACGCGACGGACGACGAGGTGATCGCCGCGGCTCGTGCCGCACAGTGCCACGAGTTCATCGAGCGCCTGCCTCAGGGCTACGATACCCCCATCGGCTCGGGGGGCGTCTACCTGTCCGGCGGGGAGGAGCAGCGCGTCTGCATCGCCCGGGCCGTCCTGAAGAACGCGCCCATCCTGGTCCTGGACGAGGCGACGGCCTTCGCCGACCCGGAGAACGAGTTCGAGATCCAGAGGGCCCTGACGGAGCTCATCAAAGGCAAGACGGTGCTGGTGATCGCGCATCGGCTCTCCTCGATCCGAAGGGCCGACCAGATCCTGGTGCTGCGCGAGGGGCGCATCGAGGAACGGGGCCGTCACGACGAGTTACTGGCGGCAAACGGGCTTTACGCCCGCATGTGGCAGGCCTACGTCGGGGCGGAGAGCTGGAGGCTTGGCAGGAACACGCTTGGCAGGGACACAAAGGAGGGAGTGGCATGAAGGGCATGTTTCGGACCGTTACCGTGGGGCATCCCGAAAAACTGCGCAAGTCGGTCTTCTACACGATCGTCTCCTATCTGGTGAACATCGTTCCGTTCGGAATCTCCATCGAGGTGGTTCGCACCGTGTTCGCGGCCTGGTCGGCCGGCGGCGCGCCGGATATGGCGAAGCTGTGGGGGCTCTCCGCGTTTCTGCTCGTCTGGATGCTCGTGATGTTCATAGCGGAGATCCCGGCCTACCAGGCCTGCTACTGGGACGCCTACGGGGCCTCGGCCCGGGGTCGGGCCGACCTGGCGGAGAAGCTGCGCAGGCTTCCTCTGGGCTACTTCGCCCGGCGCGACCCCGGCGACCTCGTGAACATGATCATGGGCGACTTCCTGCTGCTGGAGACCGCGATCTCCCATCAGGTGCCGCAGATGGTCGGGGGGCTCGTCCTGCCCGTCATTGCCTTCGTGGGGTTGTGCTTCTGGAACCCGCTCATGGCCGTCGCCATGTTCATCTCGCTCCCCGCGGCGGTGCTGGTGCTCACGCTCTCGACGAGGCTCCAGAACTGGCTGAGCCAAAAGCACATGAGGGCCAAGATCGACGCGGGAAACCGCATCCAGGAGTATATAAACGGCATCCGCGTCATCAAGGCCTACAACCTGACGGGGGACCGCTTTGCCCGCCTGGAGAGCGCCTTCCGGAGTTTCATGAGGGAGAGCATCCGCATCGAGGCGGCCTTGGGCCCCTTCGCGATGCTGGCGATCTCCCTGATCCGTCTGGGCCTGACCCTGATGATCGTGCTGGGCGTGCACCTGATGATCGGTGGGACGCTCGACCCCGTGACCTTCGTCGGGTTCCTCATCGTCGGGACGCGCGTGTACGACCCCCTGACGGTGGCGCTGCTCAACTTCTTCCTGTTCCGCTACTTCACCCTGGCCGGAAAGCGCATCCTTCGCCTGATGGAGGAGCCCGAGATGAGCGGGGACGGCGACGCGCCCGATCGGCACGACATCGAGCTGAAAAACGTCACGTTCGGCTATGGCGACGAGCCCGTGCTTCGGGACGTGAGCCTGACGTTTCCGCAGGGAAAGCTCACCGCGCTGGTGGGCCCGTCGGGGTGCGGAAAGACGACCCTGATGAAGGTCATGGCCCGGTTCTACGACCCGCAGTCCGGGACGGTGTTCTTCGGCGGCGCGGACGAGCGAGGGCTGGATCCGGAGAAGCTGATGCGGCGGATATCCTTCGTCTTCCAGGACGTGTACCTCTTCCGGGACACGGTGCGGAACAACATCGCCTTCGGACGCGATGGGGCGACGGAGGCCGAGGTGGAGGAGGCGGCGAAGCGGGCCTGCGCGCACGACTTCATCATGCGGCTGCCCCAGGGGTACGAGACGATGGTGGGGGAGGGCGGCTCCACCCTCTCGGGCGGGGAGAAGCAGCGGATCTCCATCGCCCGGGCGCTGCTCAAGGACGCGCCGGTCGTCCTGCTGGACG is a window of uncultured Fretibacterium sp. DNA encoding:
- a CDS encoding ABC transporter ATP-binding protein, with protein sequence LARHIGRLPLGFLSGTTIGAVKKTMEQNVEDIELFVAHKIPEVVDAVVTVLILVGALFFLSVPLALTCVGAFVAALAFQGSLWFGKKGRDNLKAYYDALERVNASAVQYVRGMQIVKVFGRTVQSFRGFYADLQDYGRLCIRFTNACRNGYILFRVVANSFLALLLPVGLLILRDDPTGQAFALTFLFFVVMAPGAAAPMMTLAMLAMQGRQIDEGVERIEAVMNRKPVPEPRTPRTPKRFDVEFRDVTFSYDAEGPENASALSTRARALSSVSFHAEEGRVTALVGPSGGGKSTVASLIPRFWDVREGEGEILIGGVDVRDIPNEALMDTVSFVFQDNFLFFDSVMNNIRVGRPDATDDEVIAAARAAQCHEFIERLPQGYDTPIGSGGVYLSGGEEQRVCIARAVLKNAPILVLDEATAFADPENEFEIQRALTELIKGKTVLVIAHRLSSIRRADQILVLREGRIEERGRHDELLAANGLYARMWQAYVGAESWRLGRNTLGRDTKEGVA
- a CDS encoding ABC transporter ATP-binding protein; translated protein: MKGMFRTVTVGHPEKLRKSVFYTIVSYLVNIVPFGISIEVVRTVFAAWSAGGAPDMAKLWGLSAFLLVWMLVMFIAEIPAYQACYWDAYGASARGRADLAEKLRRLPLGYFARRDPGDLVNMIMGDFLLLETAISHQVPQMVGGLVLPVIAFVGLCFWNPLMAVAMFISLPAAVLVLTLSTRLQNWLSQKHMRAKIDAGNRIQEYINGIRVIKAYNLTGDRFARLESAFRSFMRESIRIEAALGPFAMLAISLIRLGLTLMIVLGVHLMIGGTLDPVTFVGFLIVGTRVYDPLTVALLNFFLFRYFTLAGKRILRLMEEPEMSGDGDAPDRHDIELKNVTFGYGDEPVLRDVSLTFPQGKLTALVGPSGCGKTTLMKVMARFYDPQSGTVFFGGADERGLDPEKLMRRISFVFQDVYLFRDTVRNNIAFGRDGATEAEVEEAAKRACAHDFIMRLPQGYETMVGEGGSTLSGGEKQRISIARALLKDAPVVLLDEATASLDPENEVEVQRAVNALVEGRTVVVIAHKLRTTQNADNIVVMEEGRVAEQGRHEELLERGGLYARLWALQNESVGWSLTGD